One genomic region from Deltaproteobacteria bacterium encodes:
- a CDS encoding tricarboxylate transporter — translation MYKASRYFFYGLVAAISLTFAWPATDVAAADIKGKIVTWTIPFSEGGGSGRWARFVEPFLRKHSGADVRLKFVPGGGSTKGANLFAKRAKPNGLDLLGTSGSTQFPFLLGDKRVKYDYGKWRPLLAYATGGVAYTTPKLGVKTAAELAAKKPSLKYGSQGATSLDLVPLLAFEMLGLDVKAVFGMKGRSAGRKAFMTGETTIDYQTSAAYLSKVTPLVKEGSALPIMSWGALDAKGNLVRDPNFPDLPHFAEVYEQVHGKKPSGIWFDAWKAFFTAGFPAQKFVVVPKGTPDDVAKAYEDAFNKMLADPEYIANKDKKIGTYDQVTGAAAQLKFKAATQVPAEARKWVRDWLTKKYNVVF, via the coding sequence ATGTACAAAGCCAGCCGTTATTTCTTTTACGGGTTGGTCGCGGCCATCTCGCTGACGTTCGCATGGCCGGCAACCGACGTTGCCGCGGCGGACATCAAGGGCAAGATCGTCACTTGGACGATTCCCTTCAGCGAGGGCGGCGGATCCGGCCGCTGGGCCCGTTTCGTGGAGCCGTTCCTGCGCAAGCACAGCGGCGCCGACGTCCGCCTCAAGTTCGTTCCCGGCGGCGGTTCCACCAAGGGCGCCAACCTCTTCGCCAAGCGCGCCAAGCCCAACGGCCTGGATCTCCTGGGCACCTCGGGCTCCACCCAGTTCCCGTTCCTGCTCGGCGACAAGCGCGTGAAGTACGACTACGGCAAGTGGCGCCCGCTGCTGGCCTATGCCACGGGCGGTGTCGCCTACACCACCCCGAAGCTCGGGGTCAAGACGGCCGCCGAGTTGGCAGCCAAGAAGCCGTCGCTCAAGTATGGCTCCCAAGGCGCCACGTCGCTGGATCTCGTCCCGTTGCTGGCGTTCGAGATGCTCGGCCTCGACGTCAAGGCGGTGTTCGGCATGAAGGGCCGTTCCGCCGGCCGCAAGGCGTTCATGACCGGCGAGACCACCATCGATTACCAGACCTCCGCGGCCTACCTCTCGAAGGTGACCCCGCTGGTGAAGGAGGGCAGCGCGCTGCCGATCATGTCCTGGGGCGCCCTGGACGCCAAGGGCAACCTGGTCCGCGATCCCAACTTCCCGGACCTGCCGCATTTCGCCGAGGTCTACGAGCAGGTCCACGGCAAGAAGCCGTCGGGCATCTGGTTCGACGCGTGGAAGGCTTTTTTCACCGCCGGCTTCCCGGCCCAGAAGTTCGTGGTGGTTCCCAAGGGCACGCCCGACGACGTGGCGAAGGCCTACGAGGATGCCTTCAACAAGATGTTGGCGGACCCCGAGTACATCGCCAACAAGGACAAGAAGATCGGCACCTACGACCAGGTGACGGGCGCGGCGGCCCAGTTGAAGTTCAAGGCGGCCACGCAGGTCCCGGCGGAGGCCAGGAAATGGGTGCGTGACTGGCTGACGAAGAAGTACAACGTGGTG
- a CDS encoding DMT family transporter, translated as MTQYLPQAVGLLTAWTYGISIISARRGLQYSNATTVTLLSLISQTVLLWTVVALFTGVPAVGASFLWPAVIVGFLMPVVRWLTYTGIAHIGAARGTALRSTHPLFSTLLALTILGETATLWVLAGIVLVVAGITLVSWRDEERLAGARWWHGIYSLGGAFSAAVVHNIARYSLQDAGYPILFAAIVGAVSLATFAGYLALPGTPTRPVWNRQSLGPFVAAALLENLGFLLFVTALSVGPVVLVTPMVATQPMWVLLYTVAFLHNIEMVTRRTVGGSLAVVAGTLAITLGGAAQ; from the coding sequence ATGACGCAATACCTGCCTCAAGCCGTCGGGCTCCTGACCGCCTGGACCTACGGCATCAGCATCATCTCCGCGCGCCGGGGCTTGCAGTACTCCAACGCCACCACGGTTACCCTGCTCTCTCTGATCTCTCAGACCGTGCTGTTGTGGACGGTCGTAGCGCTCTTTACCGGGGTGCCCGCCGTGGGTGCCTCGTTCCTGTGGCCCGCCGTGATCGTGGGGTTCCTCATGCCCGTGGTGCGCTGGCTCACCTACACCGGCATCGCCCACATCGGCGCCGCCCGCGGCACGGCGCTGCGCTCCACCCATCCGCTCTTCAGCACCCTGCTGGCGCTGACCATCCTGGGCGAGACCGCGACCCTGTGGGTCCTCGCCGGCATCGTCCTGGTCGTGGCGGGCATCACCCTCGTCTCGTGGCGCGACGAAGAACGGCTGGCCGGCGCCCGCTGGTGGCACGGGATCTACTCCCTGGGCGGCGCCTTCAGCGCGGCGGTCGTGCACAACATCGCGCGCTACTCGTTGCAGGACGCCGGCTACCCGATCCTGTTCGCCGCCATCGTCGGCGCCGTATCGCTGGCGACGTTCGCCGGTTACCTGGCGTTGCCGGGAACGCCCACCCGGCCGGTATGGAACCGGCAGTCCCTGGGACCGTTCGTGGCCGCAGCGCTGCTGGAGAACCTGGGGTTCCTGTTGTTCGTCACGGCTCTCAGCGTCGGTCCGGTTGTGCTCGTCACTCCCATGGTGGCCACCCAGCCCATGTGGGTGCTGCTCTACACCGTGGCTTTTCTGCACAACATCGAGATGGTGACCCGGCGCACCGTGGGCGGCAGCCTCGCGGTGGTGGCCGGGACGCTGGCCATCACTCTGGGAGGCGCAGCGCAATGA
- a CDS encoding ornithine cyclodeaminase family protein: protein MPLMIDNRIAEQALDMNDAVEAMEDALRQLAEGNAAFQPRTDLWSPTATVGDYFRWGSLLGAIKDPPILAFRFKLDIMTWQEYNGAVTEHWFNVEPGKYCGIILLVDTRTGELLCIMNDGYLQSYRVGATAGVGVKHLSRADSKVMGVLGSGAMARTYAMAACAVRPIEHIKVFSPTQANREAYAKKMAEALGIKVTAVNSAREAMSGADIGATCTDSRVPLFQADWLQTGMHVVDVRPEELEDETYEKADVVIGTSNQAVFNYALGTQEERDRRPIDKNYMRRYTDRNHTTLSEVLMGEKPGRENDGQTTLHHNFSAGIQFAAVGYLVYRYAKENGLGHELPLEWFQQDIRN, encoded by the coding sequence ATGCCCCTGATGATCGACAACCGCATCGCCGAGCAGGCGCTCGACATGAACGACGCCGTCGAGGCCATGGAAGACGCGCTCAGGCAGCTCGCCGAGGGCAACGCCGCCTTCCAGCCGCGCACCGACCTGTGGTCCCCCACCGCCACCGTGGGCGACTACTTCCGCTGGGGCTCGCTGCTGGGCGCCATCAAGGACCCGCCGATCCTAGCCTTCCGCTTCAAGCTCGACATCATGACCTGGCAGGAATACAACGGCGCGGTCACCGAGCACTGGTTCAACGTCGAGCCGGGCAAGTACTGCGGCATCATCCTGCTGGTGGACACGCGCACGGGCGAACTGCTGTGCATCATGAACGACGGCTATCTCCAGAGCTACCGGGTGGGCGCCACCGCCGGGGTCGGGGTCAAGCACCTGTCCCGCGCCGACTCCAAGGTCATGGGAGTGCTGGGCTCCGGCGCCATGGCGCGCACCTACGCCATGGCCGCGTGCGCCGTGCGCCCCATCGAGCACATCAAGGTATTCAGCCCCACCCAAGCCAACCGCGAGGCCTACGCGAAGAAGATGGCGGAAGCCCTGGGGATCAAGGTGACCGCCGTCAACTCGGCGCGGGAGGCCATGAGCGGCGCCGACATCGGCGCCACCTGCACGGACTCGCGCGTGCCCCTGTTCCAGGCGGACTGGCTCCAGACCGGCATGCACGTCGTGGACGTGCGTCCGGAGGAGCTCGAGGACGAAACCTACGAGAAGGCGGACGTGGTCATCGGGACCTCCAACCAGGCGGTGTTCAACTATGCCCTGGGCACCCAGGAGGAACGCGACCGGCGCCCCATCGACAAGAACTACATGCGCCGCTACACCGACCGGAACCACACCACCCTGTCCGAGGTGCTGATGGGCGAAAAGCCGGGGCGGGAGAACGACGGGCAGACCACCTTGCACCACAACTTCTCCGCCGGCATCCAGTTCGCCGCGGTGGGCTACCTGGTCTACCGCTACGCGAAGGAGAACGGCCTCGGTCACGAGCTGCCGCTGGAGTGGTTCCAGCAGGACATCCGCAACTAG